The genomic segment CCGCAGCCGCCATTTCAGGCGTGATGCCGGGTGCCAATGCCGTGAGGGCTTCAGTATCTGCCGCGTCACTGAGCAGCCAGTTGCGAAAGTCGCCCACCGTGAGGTGGCTTACCGGCGCAAACGCCTCCGCGCTGTGGCTGTCCAGAATCAAGCGGGTGACCTCGTCCGATTCATAGGGCACCAAGGCTTCTGACAGAAAGGTGCGCAAGGGCAGCTCTGCCAAGGCCATCTGCGCCGCCGCCCGCTCCTGCGCGGTGTGCGCGGCCACCCCGGCCAGCATGTCGCCCGAGCGCAAAGGCGTGGCTTTGGCCATCAGGTCTTTGAGATCCCGAAAACCATAGACATGGCTTGCGACGGTGTGCTGATAAGGGTGGCTTGGCACGTCAGTGAATCCGCAAAAAACTGGAATCGAACAGGACCGGTTACTTGGCAACCGGTGCGCTCATGCCTGCCAACGTGGCGTCGGCGCGCTGTTGTCCTGTCATCTTAAAGTAGACATAACCCAACACCAGGAAGCCCACAAACAAGCCGAAGATGAGCGGGTTGTAATAGATCATGGTGGCCATGCACACCAGCGCGCCGAACAAGGCAAAGGCCGGGAAGAAGGGGTACAGCGGCGCACGGAAAGGGCGCACCATGGCAGGCTCTGACCGGCGCAGCTTGAACACACTGAGCATGCTCAAGATGTACATCAGGATGGCGCCGAACACCGACATGGTCACGATATTGGCCGTCAGAGACTGGCCACCGATGGTGATGAAGGAGTCGCTGTAGATAGCGGCAATGCCCACCACGCCACCCGCCAAAATGGCGCGGTGTGGTGTCTTGAAGCGCGGGTGCACCTTGGCAAAGTAAGCCGGCAAATAGGCCTCACGGGCCAGAGCAAAGATCTGGCGCGAGTAACCCAAGATGATGCCGTGGAACGACGCCACCAGACCGAACAGGCCCAGCCACACCAGCATGTGCAGCCAGCCGCTGTTCTCGCCGACGATGAGTTTCATCGCTTGGGGCAGTGGATCATTGATGTTGGCCAGCTTGGTCCAGTCGCCGGCACCCCCGGCAAATACCATCACGCCGACGGCCAAGAACACCAGCGTCAAGATGCCGGTGATGTAGGCAATCGGAATCGAGCGCTTGGGGTCTTTGGCTTCTTCGGCGGCCATGGCCACACCCTCGATCGCCAAAAAGAACCAGATCGCGAAGGGAATGGCGGCAAACATGCCGGGAATCGCGGCCCAGCTGAAATCATCGCTACCCGCCCAGCCGCCTTTGGTGAAGTTGGCCATCGAGAAGCCGGGGGACACCACACCCATGAACACCAGCAATTCAAAGATCGCGATGACGGTGATCACCAACTCGAAGGTGGCAGCAATTTGCACGCCGACGATGTTGAGTGTCATGAACACCAGGTAGGCGCCCAAGGCCGCGAGCTTGGGGTCCAGCGAGGGAAACTGCACATTCAAGTAAGCACCAATCGCCAATGCAATCGCGGGTGGAGCGAATACAAACTCCACCAACGTGGCAGCCCCGGCCAGATAGCCACCGGTGGGGCCGAAAGCCCGCTTGCTGTAAGCAAATGGCCCGCCGGCGTGGGGAATGGCCGTGGTCAGCTCGGTGAAGCTGAAGATGAAAGTGGTGTACATCGCCGCGATGAAGAGCGCGGTGACCGTGAAGCCCAAGGTACCAGCCGAAGCCCAGCCGAAACTCCAGCCGAAGTATTCGCCGGATATCACCAAGCCCACGGCAATGCCCCAGAGTTGCAGGGTGCTGAGCACCGGTTTGAGCGTGTGTACGCCCGTGGAATGCGCAGATGACATGTGGGTTCTCCAACAAGGTTGAGTCAAGGTCCGATGCAGCTCGGCATAGGGTTTGCTAGCTGTGAATGTAGGCAGTCCCGCCATAAGCTGGTATCAAAAATCGGCAGACTTGCGGCGCGCACCTGGACGGTGCGAACCCGGACTGCATCACGGGAGAGAAGCTTCATGAACCCCACAACCCACACTGCAGCCGGTCTGCGAATCGTCGAGGCCCGCGATGCGGATGAGCACGCCGCCAACCTCACCAACTGGGAGCAGTGCTACGACCAGACCACCTGCGGCACCTTCCACGGGCTGCTGGAGGAAATCCAGCTCCCCGGGATGCAGGTGTTTCGCGAGAGCACCAGCCAGGGTATGCGGCAGTCCTGTTGTGTATGGCCTGATGCCATGTGGTTTGGACTGCCGTTCTCGGCGGATATCACCCGCATCAACGGACGCACTGCGCCCCCCCACAGCGTGCTGGTGCGCCCGGGTCACCAAGAGTTTGAGCTGGTGACGCCGGCCGACTACACCATCTTCGGCCTGGTGGTACGGCAAGACACCTTGCACAGCGCCGCCCAAGCGCTCGGCTTTGATGTGGACTGGGGCCGGCTGCAGGCCGCCGAAATTCTGCACCCTTCTGCGGCAGCACTGAAGCAGTGCCTGCACACCTTGAGTGCATTGCTGCAGCCCGATCACGGGGTGCCGGCCGATCCGGCGCACGCGCAAACCCATGCCCTGGAAGCCCTGCTGCCTTTGCTGGACACCAGCGTGGTGGATGCCGGGGTGCGCGACAGCTTCAGCCGCCGCCAGCGTATCGTGGCCGCAGCGCGGGATTACCTGCTGGCCCATCACGACCAGAGCGTGACTGTGCCCGACTTGTGTGAACAGCTGCATGTGAGCCGGCGCACCCTGCAGTACTGTTTTGAAAACGTGCTGGGCATGACGCCGGTGCAAACGCTGCGCATCTTGCGCCTCAACGGTGCGCGACGCGACTTGCGCGGCAACCCGAGCGCTACGGTGCGCGACGTAGCTGCTGACTGGAATTTCTGGCACTTCAGCCAGTTCGCGAGCGACTACCGCAAACTCTTTGGCTACAGCCCCTCGGCCACCCCGCGCACCGGACTGCATTGACCCAGCCCGCGTAAAATCATGGCCTTGCTTGATAACCACGAGCCCGTGCCATGATCCGAATTACCGAACTCAAACTTCCCCTTTCCGCCCTGCCCGTGGAGGCGCGCCGCGCCGCTGATGCGCCCGCAGAAACCGAGGCCGACCGCGCCCCGGTAGCCCACCCGTTGGAGGCCCTGCAAGCGTTGGCCGCCCAAGCGCTGGGCATTGCGAACACCGACATCGCCGACCTGCACATCTTCAAGCGCAGCTTTGACGCCCGCAAGGTCGACCTGCTGGCGGTCTACATCGTGGACCTGACATTGGCAGACCCGGCCCAGGAAGCCGCCTTGCTGATCCGGCACGCCAACCATCCGCACATCAGTGCTACGCCCGACATGGCCTACCGCATGGTGGCCCAAGCTCCCGCAGACATGCCCCTGCGTCCGGTCGTGGTGGGCTTCGGGCCTTGCGGCATGTTCGCGGCGCTGGTGCTGGCCCAAATGGGTTTCAAACCGATCGTGCTGGAGCGCGGTACCACCGTGCGCCAGCGCACCAAAGACACCTGGGGCCTGTGGCGTAAAAAAACGCTCAAACCCGAGAGCAATGTGCAGTTCGGTGAAGGCGGCGCTGGCACCTTTTCGGATGGCAAGCTTTACAGCCAGATCAAAGACCCCCGTTTTCTGGGCCGCAAGGTAATGCACGAATTTGTGCAATACGGTGCACCCTCCGAAATCCTGTATGAAGCGCACCCCCACATCGGCACCTTCAAACTGGTGAAGGTGGTGGAAGGCATCCGCGAGCAGATTATTGCCCTGGGCGGCGAAATCCGTTTTGAGCAGCGCGTCAACAACTTGCTCCTAAATCAGGAGCACTCCGCGCAATCAGTTCGAGGGCTAGAGGTCGAAAACCTTCAAGACGGCAGCGTATATGAGTTGCCCACGAGCCATGTGGTCATGGCCTTGGGTCACAGTGCGCGGGACACCTTTGCCATGCTGTACGAGCGCGGAGTCGCCATGCAGTCCAAGCCGTTTTCTGTGGGCTTTCGCATCGAACACCCGCAAAGCGTGATCGACCGCGCCCGCTGGGGCCGCCACGCAGGCCACCCTCTGCTGGGTGCTGCCGACTACAAACTGGTGCACCACGCAGCCAACGGGCGAGCGGTGTACAGCTTTTGCATGTGCCCGGGCGGTACGGTGGTCGCCGCCACCAGCGAGCCGGAGCGCGTGGTCACCAACGGCATGAGCCAATATTCGCGCGCGGAACGCAATGCCAACGCCGGCATGGTGGTGGGCATCGACCCGCCCGACTACCCGGACAGCGAGGCCGCTTTTGTGCACGCCTTCGGTCCCGAGCGCGGCAAGCGCTATGCAGAAGAAGCTGCAGCCCTGAAGGCCAAAGACCCGAAGGCCGCTCACCCGATGTCGGGCATTGCCTTGCAACGCCAGCTGGAAAGCGGGGCTTACACCTTGGGCGGCAGCACCTATGAAGCGCCCGGCCAACTGGTGGGCGACTTTATTGCGGCCAAGCCCTCCACCGAGTTCGGCAGCGTCACGCCGTCTTACAAACCCGGCGTGAAGCTGGGCGACCTAGCCCCTGCCCTGCCCGCCTACGCCATTGAAGCCATGCGCGAGGCATTGCCAGTGTTCGGTCGCAAGATCAAAGGCTTTGACATGGCCGATGCGGTGCTCACCGGTGTGGAAACCCGCACCTCCAGCCCCATCAAAATCCCGCGCGGCGAGGACCTGCAGTGCACCAATGTGCGCGGCCTCTACCCCGCAGGCGAGGGCGCATCGTATGCCGGCGGCATTCTGTCGGCCGGCGTCGATGGCATCAAAGTGGCGGAGGCGCTGGCCTTGGATATGCTGAGCTAAATCCGTCCGAGCAGGCAGCGCGCCCCGCTGATGGTCGCCACCGCAAGCGCGCCCGAATCAGACCTTTTAAGGTTTAGGGACTTCCCACTTGGCAGCACAAGGCTTAGCATGTGCTTACAAAAACAGGGAGGGCGCCATGCCAACATTTGGTTCGTGGAAAGTCAGCACCAAGCTGGCCGCAGGCTTCGGCCTGCTGATCGCATTGCTTTTGGTCATTGGTGGCACTGCCATATACCGGATAGGCAACATCAACGACAACGTCAATCACATCGTGGATGAAAGCGTGGTCAAGGTGATCCTTGCCGCCGAGCTGCAACTGGGCATCAATGTGCAGGTTCGCAATATGCGGGCTGCTGTGGTCGGGCTGGCGATAGGCAATGCGGAAGAAGCGAGTTACACCCTGAGTCGGGTCGCCCAAGGCCAAAAGGCTGCGGACGATGCGTTTGGAAAGTTAAAGAAAACCATCGTCAACCCCAAAGAGCTGGAACTTTTAAAACCCGTTGAAGAGGCGTTGATTGCCTTCAATGCTGTCAGAGACGAAGCCGTCAAGCGCATCCAAACAGGCAATACACAAGAGGCAGGTGAGTACCTGGTCAAGAATGTGCGGGGCCCGCTCAGCAAGCTGACCGCCGCCTCCGATGCCCTGCTCGAGGGCCAGTCAGACACCATCGCGCTTGAGGGCCAGCTCGCAAAAGCTGAAGGCGCAGCAGCCATACAGACCACCCTGTGGCTCTCCGTCCTGGCCGTACTCGCAGCCTTGGGCATCGCCACCGTCATTACCCGCAGCCTGACCCGCCAGCTGGGGGGCGAGCCGGCGGAAGTGGTGCGGGTCGCGAATGCGATTGCCAAAGGCGACCTGACCGTGATCATCCCGGCTCACCAACAGCAAACCGATAGCGTAGTGGCCGCCATGTTGCGCATGAAATACAGCCTGACCCACATGGCCGGCTTGGTTCATGAATGCAGCGAACAGGTGGCCTCTGCGTCGGAGCAGATTGCCTCAGGGACCTCCGACCTGAGTGCGCGCACCGAGGCACAAGCCAGCAACCTTGAAGAGACCGCCGCCTCCACAGAAGAAATTGCCAGCGCCGTCAAGCTCAATGCAGAGCACACGCGCGAAGCCAGCGCTATGGCCAACGAAACATCAGGCGCCGCACTGGAAAGTGGCCGCCATGTGGATGCGATGGTGCACACCATGCAGTCCATTGCCCAGTCTTCCAAAAAGATCGGCGAGATCATCGGTGTCATTGACGGCATTGCGTTCCAAACCAACATCCTTGCACTGAACGCCGCAGTGGAGGCGGCGCGCGCAGGTGAGCAAGGGCGTGGCTTTGCGGTGGTAGCGTCTGAAGTGCGCAGCTTGGCACAACGCAGCGCAGAAGCTGCCAAAGAAATCAAAAACCTGATCGGCGACAGCATCAGCCGGGTTGCCACCGGCGAGCACCAGGCCCAATTGGCGGGCACTTCGGTGCAAGGCATCGTGGGCCGTGTGCAACGGGTCAATGAGCTGATGAACCAAGTCTCTGCGGCTACTGCCGAGGAAAACGCAGGCTTCACCCAGATCAGCGAGGCCATCATGCAGCTCGATCAGGTGACCCAGCAGAACTCCGCTCTGGTCGAAGAAAGCGCGGCCGCTTCCGACAGCCTGCGGCATCAAGCTGCACGTCTGAAAGAAGTGGTGAGCATGTTCCGGATTGAGCAGAACCGCTTGCCAGACAACGCAGGGTTATTGCAAATCGCAGCCTGACACGGCTTAAGCGGTTCGTTTGAACAACGCAAGCAGGGTGCCTGCGGCCACAAACAGACCGCCGAACACCCGGTTCATGGCCTTGAGGTGCGACTCGGACTTGAGTGCGCGCAGCACCCGGGCCGCCAGCGCGGTGTAGCCAGCCATCACGACCAGATCGGTAAAGGCCAGTGTGGCTGCAATGACGAGGTATTGCGGCAGCAGCGGCTCGGCAAGATTCAAAAACTGCGGCATCACGGCCAACAGAAAAACTGTGCCCTTCGGGTTCAGCGCATTGATGACCCACGCCCGGAAGATCATGGTGCGTGCGCCGACTATCGGGGCCACTTCAGCCTGGGTGGCCAAGGGCACCGCGGGCGCTCGCCACTGCTGGATACCCAGCCACACCAGATACGCCACCCCTGCCCATTTGATGACCGGAAACGCCGTGCTGCTGGCGGCAACCACCGCTCCCAACCCGACGCCCACCACCACAATCTGCGTCCAGATGCCCAACACCAGCCCCAAAGTGGTGATGTAGCCGCGCCGGAAACCGTGGTTTAGTCCGGCACTCATGGCGGCCACGGCGCCAGCGCCTGGCGAGATGCTGATAGCCCAGGAAGCAGCAAAGAAGGCGAGCCAGGTAGCGAATTCCATAGGGCGAAGAAGTGAAATGCAAACAAGGTTTGTAGCACGTCAAAAAACAAAACCCCTTGGCGCATGCAGCGGCAAGGGGTTAGCTCAAGAGCTACAGCGCCAAGCGCTGCCGGGTTTACTGCCCGTTGTTTGCTTGCAGGGCCGCAATGCGCTGTTCAATAGGCGGGTGTGTGGAGAACAATTGACCGATACCACCCGCAATGCCCATTGCAGCAACGCTCTTGGGCAACTCGCCGGGGGTCATGCCACCCAAGCGGGCCAAGGCGTTCATCATGGGCTGCTTGCGGCCCATCAACTGAGCGGCGCCCGCATCGGCACGGAACTCCCGCTGACGGCTGAACCAAGCGACCACCATGGCGGCTGCAAAGCCGAGCACGATGTCCATGACGATGGTTGTGACGTAGTAGCCGATGCCCGGGCCGCTGCTCTGCTCATCGTTCTTGCGCAAGAAGCTGTCCACCGCGTATCCGACGATGCGGCTGATAAACACCACAAACGTATTCATTACGCCCTGAATCAGGGTCATGGTGACCATGTCGCCATTGGCGATGTGCGCCACTTCGTGGCCGATCACGGCTTCAATTTCGTCGCGGGTCATGCCACGCAGCAAACCGGTGGACACAGCTACCAGCGCGCTGTTTTTGAACGCGCCTGTAGCGAATGCGTTGGGTTCGCC from the Rhodoferax potami genome contains:
- a CDS encoding NAD(P)/FAD-dependent oxidoreductase; amino-acid sequence: MIRITELKLPLSALPVEARRAADAPAETEADRAPVAHPLEALQALAAQALGIANTDIADLHIFKRSFDARKVDLLAVYIVDLTLADPAQEAALLIRHANHPHISATPDMAYRMVAQAPADMPLRPVVVGFGPCGMFAALVLAQMGFKPIVLERGTTVRQRTKDTWGLWRKKTLKPESNVQFGEGGAGTFSDGKLYSQIKDPRFLGRKVMHEFVQYGAPSEILYEAHPHIGTFKLVKVVEGIREQIIALGGEIRFEQRVNNLLLNQEHSAQSVRGLEVENLQDGSVYELPTSHVVMALGHSARDTFAMLYERGVAMQSKPFSVGFRIEHPQSVIDRARWGRHAGHPLLGAADYKLVHHAANGRAVYSFCMCPGGTVVAATSEPERVVTNGMSQYSRAERNANAGMVVGIDPPDYPDSEAAFVHAFGPERGKRYAEEAAALKAKDPKAAHPMSGIALQRQLESGAYTLGGSTYEAPGQLVGDFIAAKPSTEFGSVTPSYKPGVKLGDLAPALPAYAIEAMREALPVFGRKIKGFDMADAVLTGVETRTSSPIKIPRGEDLQCTNVRGLYPAGEGASYAGGILSAGVDGIKVAEALALDMLS
- a CDS encoding LysE family transporter; this translates as MEFATWLAFFAASWAISISPGAGAVAAMSAGLNHGFRRGYITTLGLVLGIWTQIVVVGVGLGAVVAASSTAFPVIKWAGVAYLVWLGIQQWRAPAVPLATQAEVAPIVGARTMIFRAWVINALNPKGTVFLLAVMPQFLNLAEPLLPQYLVIAATLAFTDLVVMAGYTALAARVLRALKSESHLKAMNRVFGGLFVAAGTLLALFKRTA
- a CDS encoding methyl-accepting chemotaxis protein: MPTFGSWKVSTKLAAGFGLLIALLLVIGGTAIYRIGNINDNVNHIVDESVVKVILAAELQLGINVQVRNMRAAVVGLAIGNAEEASYTLSRVAQGQKAADDAFGKLKKTIVNPKELELLKPVEEALIAFNAVRDEAVKRIQTGNTQEAGEYLVKNVRGPLSKLTAASDALLEGQSDTIALEGQLAKAEGAAAIQTTLWLSVLAVLAALGIATVITRSLTRQLGGEPAEVVRVANAIAKGDLTVIIPAHQQQTDSVVAAMLRMKYSLTHMAGLVHECSEQVASASEQIASGTSDLSARTEAQASNLEETAASTEEIASAVKLNAEHTREASAMANETSGAALESGRHVDAMVHTMQSIAQSSKKIGEIIGVIDGIAFQTNILALNAAVEAARAGEQGRGFAVVASEVRSLAQRSAEAAKEIKNLIGDSISRVATGEHQAQLAGTSVQGIVGRVQRVNELMNQVSAATAEENAGFTQISEAIMQLDQVTQQNSALVEESAAASDSLRHQAARLKEVVSMFRIEQNRLPDNAGLLQIAA
- the htpX gene encoding protease HtpX, yielding MKRIFLFILTNVLVVAVLGVVASLLGVNKFLTSNGLNLGALLGFALIMGFGGAIISLLISKPMAKWTSGVQIIEQPRNADEAWIVDTVRKFADKAGIGMPEVGIFEGEPNAFATGAFKNSALVAVSTGLLRGMTRDEIEAVIGHEVAHIANGDMVTMTLIQGVMNTFVVFISRIVGYAVDSFLRKNDEQSSGPGIGYYVTTIVMDIVLGFAAAMVVAWFSRQREFRADAGAAQLMGRKQPMMNALARLGGMTPGELPKSVAAMGIAGGIGQLFSTHPPIEQRIAALQANNGQ
- a CDS encoding helix-turn-helix domain-containing protein, which encodes MNPTTHTAAGLRIVEARDADEHAANLTNWEQCYDQTTCGTFHGLLEEIQLPGMQVFRESTSQGMRQSCCVWPDAMWFGLPFSADITRINGRTAPPHSVLVRPGHQEFELVTPADYTIFGLVVRQDTLHSAAQALGFDVDWGRLQAAEILHPSAAALKQCLHTLSALLQPDHGVPADPAHAQTHALEALLPLLDTSVVDAGVRDSFSRRQRIVAAARDYLLAHHDQSVTVPDLCEQLHVSRRTLQYCFENVLGMTPVQTLRILRLNGARRDLRGNPSATVRDVAADWNFWHFSQFASDYRKLFGYSPSATPRTGLH
- the eat gene encoding ethanolamine permease, yielding MSSAHSTGVHTLKPVLSTLQLWGIAVGLVISGEYFGWSFGWASAGTLGFTVTALFIAAMYTTFIFSFTELTTAIPHAGGPFAYSKRAFGPTGGYLAGAATLVEFVFAPPAIALAIGAYLNVQFPSLDPKLAALGAYLVFMTLNIVGVQIAATFELVITVIAIFELLVFMGVVSPGFSMANFTKGGWAGSDDFSWAAIPGMFAAIPFAIWFFLAIEGVAMAAEEAKDPKRSIPIAYITGILTLVFLAVGVMVFAGGAGDWTKLANINDPLPQAMKLIVGENSGWLHMLVWLGLFGLVASFHGIILGYSRQIFALAREAYLPAYFAKVHPRFKTPHRAILAGGVVGIAAIYSDSFITIGGQSLTANIVTMSVFGAILMYILSMLSVFKLRRSEPAMVRPFRAPLYPFFPAFALFGALVCMATMIYYNPLIFGLFVGFLVLGYVYFKMTGQQRADATLAGMSAPVAK